A stretch of Pseudomonas sp. LS.1a DNA encodes these proteins:
- a CDS encoding aldehyde dehydrogenase family protein, translating to MTTSHYIAGRWVEGQGSDCISVNDPALGQPFAELMAASVAQVDQAVTAARGALPAWKNTSASERATYLRGFAEQLGQRREALITLQMRNNGKPRHEAEIDLDDAIATFSYYAELAEQLPSKNRDVPLVAPGFTARTRLEPVGVVGLIVPWNFPLVTSAWKLAPALAAGCTVVLKPSEVTPLIEQAYGQIADALGLPAGVLNIVNGKAETGAALSNHNGLDKLSFTGSNSVGSQVMRSASAQCRPVTLELGGKSAIVVFDDCDVDQAVEWIVAGITWNAGQMCSATSRLLVQDGIADALLTRLQAALENLRVGNPLTEEVDMGPLTSQAQWLKVASYFATAREEGLQCLAGGKALDRDGWFVSPTLYADVPKDSRLWTEEIFGPVLCARRFATEEQAIAEANDSRFGLVATVCSADLERAERVADALEVGHVWINSVQAVFVETSWGGTKGSGIGRELGPWGLSAYQSVKHVTRCLG from the coding sequence ATGACCACTTCCCACTACATCGCCGGCCGCTGGGTCGAAGGCCAGGGCAGCGACTGCATCAGCGTCAATGACCCTGCGCTGGGGCAACCGTTCGCCGAACTGATGGCCGCCAGCGTCGCCCAGGTAGACCAGGCCGTGACCGCTGCCCGTGGCGCCCTGCCCGCCTGGAAAAACACCAGCGCCAGCGAACGCGCCACCTACCTGCGCGGTTTTGCCGAGCAACTCGGCCAACGCCGCGAAGCGCTGATCACTTTGCAGATGCGCAACAACGGCAAACCACGTCACGAAGCGGAAATCGACCTGGACGACGCCATCGCCACCTTCAGCTACTACGCCGAACTGGCCGAGCAACTGCCATCGAAGAACCGTGACGTACCCTTGGTTGCACCGGGTTTCACTGCGCGCACTCGCCTGGAGCCGGTGGGCGTGGTCGGCCTGATCGTGCCGTGGAACTTCCCGCTGGTGACCAGCGCCTGGAAGCTCGCCCCGGCCCTGGCTGCCGGTTGCACCGTGGTGCTCAAGCCCTCGGAAGTCACCCCGCTGATCGAACAGGCCTACGGCCAGATCGCCGATGCCCTGGGGCTGCCGGCCGGGGTGTTGAACATCGTCAACGGCAAGGCCGAGACTGGCGCCGCACTGAGCAACCACAACGGCCTGGACAAACTGTCGTTCACCGGCAGCAACAGCGTCGGCAGCCAGGTGATGCGCAGCGCGTCGGCGCAGTGCCGGCCGGTGACGCTGGAACTGGGTGGCAAGTCGGCGATCGTGGTGTTCGATGATTGCGATGTCGACCAGGCTGTGGAATGGATCGTCGCCGGCATCACCTGGAATGCCGGGCAAATGTGCTCGGCCACTTCGCGGCTGCTGGTGCAGGACGGCATTGCCGATGCGCTGCTAACGCGCTTGCAGGCTGCACTGGAAAACCTGCGGGTCGGTAATCCGTTGACCGAAGAGGTCGATATGGGGCCACTGACCAGTCAGGCCCAGTGGTTGAAGGTGGCCAGCTACTTTGCCACGGCGCGGGAAGAAGGCCTGCAGTGCCTGGCCGGTGGCAAGGCGCTGGACCGGGATGGCTGGTTCGTCAGCCCGACGCTGTATGCCGATGTGCCGAAAGACAGCCGCCTGTGGACCGAGGAAATCTTTGGCCCGGTACTGTGCGCACGGCGCTTTGCTACCGAGGAACAGGCGATTGCCGAGGCCAACGACAGCCGTTTCGGGCTGGTGGCGACGGTGTGCTCCGCCGACCTGGAGCGCGCCGAGCGAGTGGCCGATGCGCTGGAGGTTGGCCATGTGTGGATCAACTCGGTACAGGCGGTGTTCGTCGAGACCTCATGGGGTGGTACCAAGGGCAGCGGGATCGGGCGTGAGCTGGGGCCGTGGGGGTTGTCGGCCTACCAGTCGGTCAAGCATGTGACGCGGTGTCTGGGCTGA
- a CDS encoding purine-cytosine permease family protein: MSHSTGIETNGVEQIPDDQRDASPLDLFRLIFGGANTFATAVLGSFPVLFGLSFQAGVWAILLGVGVGALILAPMGLFGALNGTNNAVSSGAHFGVHGRIVGSFLSLLTAVAFFSLSVWSSGDALVGGAKRLAGLPETDLTLGLAYGLFAVLVLVVCIFGFRFMLWVNKVAVWASSLLFLLGIVAFAGPFDAGYAGSVNLGQAGFWAAFVGAAILAMSNPVSFGAFLGDWSRYIPRETPKARIMLAVIAAQGATLIPFLFGLCTATLVATQAPDYIAANNYVGGLLAVAPSWFFLPVCLIAVIGGMSTGTTALYGTGLDMSSVFPRLLSRAGATLLIGVLAIGFIFIGRFTFNLVQSVSTFAVLIITCTSPWMVIMILGLITRRGFYHADDLQVFTRGQRGGHYWFLHGWNWRGMGAWIPSAAVGLCFVNLPGQFVGPLGDLAGGIDLSLPVTLGLAGVLYLLLLNLFPEPAGVYGPLGPRWVRCKSTAHTPVTTAEMA; encoded by the coding sequence ATGAGCCACTCGACCGGTATCGAGACCAACGGCGTCGAACAGATCCCCGACGATCAACGCGACGCCTCCCCGCTGGACCTGTTCCGCCTGATCTTCGGCGGCGCCAATACCTTCGCCACCGCCGTGCTGGGCAGTTTCCCGGTGCTGTTCGGGCTGTCGTTCCAGGCCGGCGTGTGGGCGATCCTGCTCGGCGTCGGCGTGGGCGCGCTGATCCTCGCGCCCATGGGCCTGTTCGGTGCGCTCAACGGCACCAACAACGCGGTGTCGTCGGGCGCGCACTTTGGCGTGCACGGGCGCATCGTCGGCTCGTTCCTGTCGCTGCTCACCGCAGTGGCGTTCTTTTCGCTGTCGGTGTGGAGCTCGGGCGACGCCCTGGTCGGCGGCGCCAAGCGCCTGGCTGGCCTGCCGGAAACCGACCTGACCCTGGGCCTGGCCTACGGCCTGTTCGCGGTGCTGGTGCTGGTGGTGTGCATCTTCGGCTTCCGCTTCATGCTGTGGGTCAACAAAGTTGCCGTGTGGGCCTCGAGCCTGCTGTTCCTGCTGGGCATCGTTGCCTTTGCCGGGCCGTTCGATGCCGGCTACGCGGGCAGCGTCAACCTCGGCCAGGCGGGCTTCTGGGCGGCCTTTGTCGGCGCGGCGATCCTGGCCATGAGCAACCCGGTGTCGTTCGGTGCGTTCCTCGGCGACTGGTCACGCTACATCCCGCGTGAAACGCCCAAGGCGCGCATCATGCTGGCGGTGATCGCGGCCCAGGGCGCGACCCTGATCCCGTTCCTGTTCGGCCTGTGCACCGCCACCCTGGTGGCCACCCAGGCACCGGACTACATCGCCGCCAACAACTACGTCGGTGGCCTGCTGGCGGTGGCGCCAAGCTGGTTCTTCCTGCCGGTGTGCCTGATTGCGGTAATCGGTGGCATGTCCACCGGCACCACGGCGCTGTACGGCACTGGCCTGGACATGTCCAGCGTGTTCCCACGCCTGCTCAGCCGTGCCGGCGCCACACTGCTGATCGGTGTGCTGGCGATCGGCTTCATCTTCATCGGCCGCTTCACCTTCAACCTGGTGCAGAGCGTGTCGACCTTCGCCGTGCTGATCATCACCTGCACCAGCCCGTGGATGGTGATCATGATCCTCGGCCTGATCACTCGCCGCGGCTTCTACCATGCCGACGACCTGCAGGTGTTCACCCGCGGCCAGCGTGGCGGCCACTACTGGTTCCTGCATGGCTGGAACTGGCGCGGCATGGGGGCGTGGATCCCCAGCGCGGCGGTCGGCCTGTGCTTCGTCAACCTGCCAGGGCAGTTCGTCGGCCCGCTGGGCGACCTGGCCGGTGGCATCGACCTGAGCCTGCCGGTCACCCTGGGGCTGGCCGGCGTGCTGTACCTGCTGCTGCTCAACCTGTTCCCCGAACCTGCTGGCGTGTATGGCCCCCTGGGCCCGCGTTGGGTGCGTTGCAAAAGCACCGCGCACACGCCGGTAACCACTGCCGAAATGGCCTGA
- a CDS encoding YybH family protein encodes MDQTLQVRQAAADLVAAFASNDTARYFACFSEDASFLFHTLPQPLLSRRAYEQLWAQWQADGFAVLACESGNAQVSLQGDVAIFMHDVATHIRIAGEEHQLSERETIVFRRHGEQWLACHEHLSVVSPA; translated from the coding sequence GTGGACCAGACACTCCAGGTACGGCAAGCCGCCGCCGACCTCGTTGCCGCGTTCGCCAGCAACGACACCGCCCGCTATTTCGCCTGCTTCAGCGAAGACGCCAGCTTCCTTTTCCACACCCTGCCGCAACCGCTGCTGTCGCGCCGTGCCTACGAGCAACTCTGGGCCCAGTGGCAGGCCGACGGTTTCGCCGTGCTCGCCTGCGAATCAGGCAATGCCCAGGTGAGCCTGCAAGGTGACGTGGCGATCTTCATGCACGATGTGGCCACGCACATCCGCATCGCCGGCGAAGAACACCAGTTGAGCGAGCGCGAGACCATCGTCTTCCGCCGCCACGGCGAACAGTGGCTGGCCTGCCACGAGCACCTGTCGGTCGTATCGCCGGCCTGA
- the ycaC gene encoding isochorismate family cysteine hydrolase YcaC yields the protein MAFQYKRLDKNNAAVLLVDHQTGLLSLVRDIDPDRFKNNVLALSDLAKYFKLPTILTTSFETGPNGPLVPELKEQFPDAPYIARPGNINAWDNEDFVKAVKATGKKQLLIAGVVTEVCVAFPALSALEEGFEVFVVTDASGTFNELTRDSAWRRMEAAGAQLMTWFGVACELHRDWRNDIEGLGTLFSNHIPDYRNLMTSYNKLAR from the coding sequence ATGGCCTTCCAATACAAGCGTCTGGACAAGAACAACGCTGCTGTGCTGCTGGTTGACCACCAGACTGGTCTGCTCTCGCTGGTAAGGGACATAGACCCAGACCGCTTCAAGAACAACGTCCTGGCCCTGTCGGACCTGGCCAAGTACTTCAAGCTGCCGACCATCCTCACCACCAGTTTCGAGACCGGCCCCAACGGCCCGCTGGTGCCCGAACTGAAAGAGCAGTTCCCCGACGCCCCGTACATCGCACGCCCTGGCAACATCAACGCCTGGGACAACGAGGACTTCGTCAAGGCCGTCAAAGCCACCGGCAAGAAGCAACTGCTGATCGCCGGGGTGGTGACTGAAGTGTGCGTGGCCTTCCCGGCACTGTCGGCGCTGGAGGAGGGCTTTGAGGTATTTGTCGTCACCGACGCCTCCGGCACCTTCAACGAACTGACCCGGGACTCGGCCTGGCGGCGCATGGAGGCGGCCGGGGCGCAGTTGATGACCTGGTTCGGCGTGGCCTGCGAGCTGCACCGGGACTGGCGCAATGACATCGAAGGGCTGGGGACCCTGTTCTCCAACCATATTCCGGACTACCGCAACCTGATGACCAGCTACAACAAGCTGGCCAGGTAA
- the ppk2 gene encoding polyphosphate kinase 2, with protein sequence MSKSSRKKDPRNQPKKLGGKAYEKELKQLHVELVKLQEWVVAKGLKVCIVFEGRDGAGKGGTIKAITERVSPRVFRVVALPAPTEREKTQMYVQRYLGHLPAAGEVVIFDRSWYNRAGVERVMGFCSEEQSSKFLTVVPLFEKMMVESGIILIKYWLEVSAEEQTRRLQDRINDGRKLWKLSPMDLKSYTRWDEYTRARDDMFAASDSSWAPWFMAHSNDKRRARLNIISHLLTRIPYKDITRDEVVKLPRRGKIGKYKAVNYPFKVVEERF encoded by the coding sequence ATGTCGAAGTCGTCCAGGAAGAAAGATCCCAGGAACCAGCCGAAAAAACTGGGCGGCAAGGCCTATGAGAAGGAACTCAAGCAGCTGCATGTGGAACTGGTGAAACTGCAGGAGTGGGTGGTCGCCAAGGGCCTGAAGGTGTGCATTGTCTTCGAGGGCCGCGACGGTGCTGGCAAGGGCGGCACCATCAAGGCCATTACCGAGCGTGTCAGCCCGCGAGTATTCCGCGTGGTGGCGCTGCCGGCACCGACCGAGCGGGAAAAGACCCAGATGTACGTACAACGCTACCTGGGGCACTTGCCCGCTGCAGGCGAGGTAGTGATCTTCGACCGCAGCTGGTACAACCGCGCCGGTGTCGAGCGGGTGATGGGCTTCTGCAGCGAAGAGCAGAGCAGCAAGTTTCTCACCGTGGTGCCGCTGTTCGAAAAGATGATGGTCGAGTCGGGGATCATCCTCATCAAGTACTGGCTGGAAGTCAGTGCCGAAGAGCAGACCCGCCGCCTGCAAGACCGCATCAACGATGGCCGCAAGCTGTGGAAGCTGTCGCCGATGGACCTCAAGTCGTACACCCGCTGGGATGAGTACACCCGGGCCCGCGACGACATGTTCGCCGCCTCCGATTCGTCCTGGGCACCTTGGTTCATGGCCCATTCCAACGACAAGCGCCGTGCCCGGCTGAACATCATCAGCCATCTGCTGACGCGCATTCCCTACAAGGACATTACCCGCGACGAGGTAGTGAAGTTGCCCAGGCGCGGCAAGATCGGCAAATACAAGGCCGTGAACTATCCGTTCAAAGTCGTCGAAGAGCGTTTCTGA
- a CDS encoding monovalent cation:proton antiporter-2 (CPA2) family protein, giving the protein MPHDGSLLQATVVFLLAVVLLVPLAQRLKMGAVPGYLLAGILIGPSVFGLLNNPDNVARLSEMGVVMLLFVIGLELSPRRLWTMRRALFGIGSLQVGLSAIVLGLLAYWLFGQSKQAAIVLGLGLALSSTAFGLQVLAERKDLGKPHGRLAVAILLFQDIAAIPLIAVVPLLGGDVSTADEGAWPVLAVVAGIGVVIIFGRYLLTPVFKWTVGSGLPELSTATALLVVLGTAWVMEHVGVSMALGAFLAGVLMAESPFRHELETQIEPIKGLLLGLFFVGVGMSADLRLLFGMPLLVLALTLLLVVIKLPLLYGLGRMAGGLNQPQALCLGVVLASGGEFAFVVFKLALDHQVLAQQVHDLLVLAITLSMAVVPLVMMALARQLRDDSPAQASPETGH; this is encoded by the coding sequence ATGCCACATGACGGCAGCCTGTTGCAGGCGACGGTGGTGTTCCTGCTGGCCGTGGTGCTTCTGGTGCCGCTGGCGCAGCGTTTGAAAATGGGGGCAGTGCCCGGCTATCTGCTGGCGGGCATCCTGATAGGGCCGTCGGTGTTTGGCCTGCTGAACAACCCGGATAACGTGGCGCGCCTGTCGGAGATGGGTGTGGTGATGCTGCTGTTCGTCATCGGCCTGGAGCTTTCGCCGAGGCGTTTGTGGACCATGCGCCGGGCGCTGTTCGGCATCGGCTCGCTACAAGTGGGCCTGAGCGCCATAGTGCTTGGCCTGCTGGCGTACTGGCTGTTCGGCCAGTCGAAGCAGGCAGCCATCGTGCTGGGCTTGGGGCTGGCGCTGTCGTCCACCGCGTTTGGCCTGCAAGTGCTGGCCGAGCGCAAGGACCTGGGCAAGCCGCATGGTCGCCTGGCCGTGGCGATCCTGTTGTTCCAGGACATTGCCGCGATCCCGCTGATTGCCGTGGTGCCGTTGCTCGGAGGTGACGTCAGTACCGCCGACGAAGGCGCCTGGCCGGTGCTGGCGGTGGTGGCTGGTATAGGTGTGGTGATTATCTTTGGCCGCTACCTGCTGACCCCTGTCTTCAAATGGACAGTCGGTTCGGGCCTGCCCGAGCTGTCGACCGCTACCGCCTTGCTGGTGGTGCTGGGCACTGCCTGGGTGATGGAGCACGTGGGCGTGTCCATGGCGCTGGGGGCATTCCTGGCGGGCGTCTTGATGGCTGAGTCGCCTTTCCGCCATGAACTGGAAACCCAGATCGAACCCATCAAGGGGCTGCTGCTGGGGCTGTTCTTCGTTGGCGTGGGGATGAGTGCCGACCTGCGCCTGCTGTTCGGCATGCCATTGCTGGTACTGGCGCTGACCCTGCTGCTGGTGGTCATCAAGCTGCCGCTGCTGTATGGCCTGGGGCGCATGGCCGGTGGGCTCAACCAGCCCCAGGCGCTGTGCCTGGGCGTAGTGCTGGCGTCTGGCGGCGAGTTTGCCTTCGTGGTGTTCAAGCTGGCACTCGACCATCAGGTGCTGGCGCAGCAGGTGCATGACCTGCTGGTGCTGGCCATCACCTTGTCGATGGCGGTGGTGCCCTTGGTAATGATGGCCCTGGCGCGGCAGTTGCGTGACGACAGCCCAGCCCAGGCAAGCCCTGAAACGGGCCACTGA
- a CDS encoding AI-2E family transporter encodes MQPGLKLDSRLSRGLLDVLIKAGLVAALVMFAFQTFQPFLELMLWSVILAVTLYPLYCRIQRRTGLKDGLSATLVVLLVLVVLLVPIYLVVMSIGESVDSLVTLLKSGAWSVPAPPDSVAAWPLIGPKVHALWLAASENMAGVLNQWMPQLKGAGRTVLGAAASAGGAFLLFIAAIIVSGIIMAFGDRGEIAAQRIAMRVSGEERGKPLAKLCTATIRAVAQGVIGIAFIQMLLIGVGFVIKGVPGAGMLAIVILMLGIAQAPATLITVPVIIYVFNVEGFTVATIIFAIYSFVAGLADNVLKPLLLGRGVDVPMPVVLIGALGGMVVKGIIGLFIGPVILGVTYVLFWQWVALQVPENPVEPSA; translated from the coding sequence ATGCAACCGGGTCTCAAGCTGGACAGCCGCCTGTCGCGGGGCTTGCTCGATGTGCTCATCAAGGCCGGCCTGGTGGCGGCGCTGGTGATGTTCGCCTTCCAGACGTTCCAGCCGTTCCTGGAGCTGATGCTGTGGTCGGTGATCCTGGCGGTGACCTTGTATCCGCTGTATTGCCGCATCCAGCGCCGCACAGGGCTCAAGGACGGGCTTTCAGCGACGCTGGTGGTGCTACTGGTACTGGTCGTGCTGCTGGTGCCGATCTACCTGGTGGTGATGTCCATCGGCGAATCGGTGGACAGCCTGGTGACGCTGCTCAAGAGCGGTGCCTGGAGCGTGCCGGCACCGCCTGATTCGGTGGCGGCCTGGCCATTGATCGGGCCGAAGGTGCATGCCCTGTGGCTGGCCGCTTCGGAAAACATGGCCGGTGTGCTGAACCAGTGGATGCCCCAGCTCAAGGGCGCCGGGCGCACGGTGCTGGGTGCAGCAGCCAGCGCAGGGGGGGCGTTCCTGTTGTTCATCGCGGCGATCATCGTCTCGGGCATCATCATGGCGTTTGGTGACCGCGGTGAAATCGCGGCGCAGCGCATTGCCATGCGGGTGTCGGGCGAGGAGCGTGGCAAGCCACTGGCCAAGCTGTGCACCGCCACCATTCGCGCGGTGGCCCAGGGCGTGATCGGCATTGCCTTCATCCAGATGCTGCTGATCGGTGTCGGCTTCGTCATCAAAGGGGTACCGGGGGCGGGGATGCTGGCCATCGTCATCCTCATGCTGGGGATTGCCCAGGCGCCGGCCACGTTGATCACGGTGCCGGTGATCATCTACGTATTCAACGTCGAAGGCTTTACCGTGGCGACCATCATCTTCGCCATCTACAGCTTTGTCGCCGGGCTTGCCGACAACGTGCTCAAGCCGCTGCTGCTGGGGCGCGGGGTGGACGTGCCGATGCCGGTGGTGTTGATCGGGGCGCTGGGCGGCATGGTGGTCAAAGGCATCATCGGCCTGTTCATCGGCCCGGTGATCCTTGGCGTCACCTACGTGCTGTTCTGGCAGTGGGTGGCGCTGCAGGTGCCGGAAAACCCCGTCGAGCCATCGGCGTAA
- a CDS encoding efflux transporter outer membrane subunit, producing MPGRFHGCALSLAAMLVGCTQVGPDFRPPQDPWLGTWNTPLLEQAGRQAAAPDLRQWWAVFADPALDALIAEADANNSNLRVAGLRIAEARAQLAIVQTGRYPQLQQLRAQSLYLKQDQSGTATARDSVFWQSSAGFDIGWEIDFWGRFSRAIESADAVYFASQANYADVMLLLRAQVADTYFALRTAEARLDIAEENARRQARSLEITERLFRHGENDELDWQQARTQYLATQATIPEFQNQLNALRNVLCSLLGRPPGPLPQLDAGHGQLPLPDRAVLQDVPASLLQRRPDIRAAEQAVAAQSALVGVAEADLYPQLSLLGSIGWSFVSANHLPDTFDIAAGPSLIWNPFDYGRRKNAVRVEDARLQQLIELYHQGVREAAREADDAASGLVRSLQSASIREQASQAAQRSLNLASSQYREGFADFQRVLDAQQLLLQQQDGYLVSRGNAVSSLVTLYKALGGGWDASRAPIDPATRQQMQQRTDWGELLDEPAPSAHAQGEPK from the coding sequence ATGCCCGGACGCTTCCATGGTTGTGCACTGAGCCTGGCTGCCATGTTGGTGGGCTGTACCCAGGTCGGCCCGGATTTCCGGCCGCCGCAGGACCCGTGGCTGGGCACCTGGAACACCCCGCTGCTGGAACAGGCAGGGCGGCAGGCCGCAGCGCCCGACCTGCGCCAGTGGTGGGCCGTGTTCGCCGACCCGGCCCTGGATGCCTTGATCGCCGAGGCCGATGCCAACAACAGCAACCTGCGCGTGGCTGGCTTGCGTATTGCCGAAGCCCGTGCCCAGCTGGCCATCGTGCAGACCGGGCGTTATCCACAGCTGCAGCAACTGCGCGCCCAGAGCCTGTACCTGAAACAGGACCAGTCCGGCACCGCCACCGCTCGCGACTCGGTGTTCTGGCAATCCAGTGCGGGCTTCGACATCGGCTGGGAAATCGACTTCTGGGGGCGCTTCAGCCGCGCCATCGAAAGCGCCGACGCCGTCTACTTTGCCTCCCAGGCCAACTACGCCGATGTCATGCTGCTGTTGCGTGCGCAGGTGGCCGACACCTACTTTGCCCTGCGCACCGCCGAAGCGCGGCTGGATATCGCCGAGGAAAACGCCCGCCGTCAGGCGCGCAGCCTGGAGATAACCGAGCGGCTGTTCCGGCATGGCGAAAACGACGAACTCGACTGGCAACAGGCGCGCACCCAGTACCTGGCTACCCAGGCCACCATCCCCGAGTTCCAGAACCAGCTCAATGCCCTGCGCAACGTGCTGTGCTCGCTGCTCGGCAGGCCGCCCGGGCCGCTGCCGCAGCTCGATGCAGGCCACGGCCAGCTGCCGTTGCCGGACCGTGCCGTGCTGCAGGACGTGCCTGCCAGCCTGCTGCAGCGCCGCCCGGACATCCGCGCCGCCGAACAGGCGGTGGCGGCACAGTCGGCGCTGGTCGGGGTGGCCGAGGCCGATCTTTATCCACAGCTGAGCCTGCTGGGCAGCATTGGCTGGAGCTTCGTCTCGGCCAATCACCTGCCCGATACCTTCGACATCGCCGCCGGGCCCAGCCTGATCTGGAACCCGTTCGACTATGGCCGGCGCAAGAACGCCGTGCGCGTGGAAGATGCCCGCTTGCAGCAACTGATCGAGCTGTATCACCAGGGCGTGCGCGAAGCCGCGCGCGAGGCCGACGATGCCGCCAGCGGACTGGTGCGCTCGCTGCAGAGTGCAAGTATCCGCGAGCAGGCCTCGCAGGCCGCGCAGCGCTCGCTGAACCTGGCCAGCTCGCAGTACCGCGAAGGCTTTGCCGACTTCCAGCGCGTGCTCGACGCCCAGCAACTGCTGCTGCAGCAACAGGACGGTTACCTGGTCAGCCGCGGCAATGCCGTCAGCAGCCTGGTGACGCTGTACAAGGCCCTGGGCGGCGGTTGGGACGCCAGCCGCGCACCGATCGACCCGGCCACGCGCCAACAGATGCAGCAACGCACCGACTGGGGCGAGCTGCTCGACGAGCCAGCCCCCAGCGCACATGCACAAGGTGAACCGAAATGA
- a CDS encoding HlyD family secretion protein, with translation MSDATPTPTPPAPDRGMRWVLLLIAVSLLWYLLADRFTPYTQQARLQAYVVPVSAEVAGQVKRVAVGNNQEVRKGDVLFELDQEQYRIALARAEADLDTVRRQIGAHTAGIDSAQAALVAAQANERKARQDAERLKRLIDEDPGTVSVRRLEGAQATRDQAISQVAAARAEVERAREQQGGAQDDNAQLRSAAANVEKARLDLARTVVRADANGLITDLRTDVGHYVGAGSPMMTLIAIHDVWISADMTENNLGRLRPETPVLVVLDALPGTVLKGRIRSIGYGVSVGQSTPPGTLPTVQNSREWLRSAQRFPVIVELERDQLQDKTGLRVGGQAEVMALPSEGNPLNLLGRLFMWLMSWLSYAY, from the coding sequence ATGAGCGACGCCACGCCAACGCCAACCCCGCCAGCCCCCGATCGCGGCATGCGCTGGGTGCTGCTGCTGATTGCCGTGAGCCTGCTGTGGTACCTGCTGGCCGACCGTTTCACGCCCTACACCCAGCAGGCCCGCCTGCAGGCCTACGTGGTGCCGGTGAGTGCCGAGGTGGCCGGGCAGGTGAAGCGTGTGGCGGTGGGCAACAACCAGGAAGTGCGCAAGGGCGATGTGCTGTTCGAGCTGGACCAGGAGCAGTACCGCATCGCCCTGGCCCGCGCCGAAGCCGACCTGGACACGGTACGCCGGCAGATCGGCGCCCACACCGCCGGCATCGACTCGGCCCAGGCGGCACTGGTGGCGGCCCAGGCCAACGAGCGCAAGGCGCGGCAGGACGCCGAGCGGCTCAAGCGCCTGATCGATGAAGACCCCGGCACGGTGTCGGTACGCCGCCTGGAAGGCGCCCAGGCCACCCGTGACCAGGCCATCAGCCAGGTGGCGGCAGCCCGTGCCGAAGTGGAGCGGGCCCGTGAGCAGCAGGGCGGGGCGCAGGACGACAACGCCCAGCTGCGCAGCGCGGCGGCCAATGTGGAAAAAGCCCGCCTGGACCTGGCGCGCACCGTGGTACGCGCCGACGCGAACGGGCTGATCACCGACCTGCGTACCGACGTTGGCCACTATGTCGGCGCCGGCAGCCCGATGATGACTCTGATCGCCATCCATGACGTGTGGATAAGTGCCGACATGACCGAGAACAACCTCGGTCGGCTGCGCCCTGAAACCCCGGTGCTGGTAGTGCTCGATGCGCTGCCCGGCACGGTGTTGAAGGGGCGTATTCGCAGCATTGGCTACGGCGTGAGCGTGGGCCAGAGTACCCCGCCGGGTACGTTGCCGACCGTGCAGAACAGCCGCGAGTGGCTGCGCTCGGCCCAGCGCTTCCCGGTGATCGTTGAACTGGAGCGTGACCAGTTGCAGGACAAGACTGGTTTGCGGGTCGGCGGCCAGGCCGAAGTCATGGCGCTGCCCAGCGAGGGCAACCCATTGAACCTGCTGGGCCGGTTGTTCATGTGGCTGATGAGCTGGCTGTCTTATGCCTATTGA
- a CDS encoding DUF2955 domain-containing protein encodes MPIELRRLRALRLAWGVALCLAVSFGIGLPVPILAPVFAVLLLAMRSQPLPLRAAPALAVLVLLSCGSGLLLIPLLRHAPVSGVLLVGVGVFLTLRYALKGGNGLLANLLVIGLTMIAAAGTSDFTLALSVVEALAKGMLLAVLGTAAAHVLFPEPANAPAPPAPPLLDSDQVSWVALRATLIVMPAFLLALIAPDQYMPLIMKAVSLGQQAGETRARHASRELIGSTLLAGLLAILMWGALSLFVHLWMFFLWVLLFVLWQGRRLYRAVDTRQSPAYWVSCLTTMLILLGQSVQDSAGGQDVYRAFAVRMALFLVVSVYASAMLIWIDRRRVRTV; translated from the coding sequence ATGCCTATTGAGCTGCGCCGCCTGCGCGCCCTGCGCCTGGCCTGGGGCGTGGCGCTGTGCCTGGCGGTGAGTTTTGGCATCGGCCTGCCGGTGCCGATCCTGGCGCCGGTGTTCGCGGTGCTGTTGCTGGCCATGCGCAGCCAGCCCTTGCCCCTGCGTGCGGCACCGGCCCTGGCGGTGCTGGTGCTGCTCAGTTGCGGCAGCGGGCTGCTGCTGATTCCGCTGTTGCGCCATGCCCCGGTGAGTGGGGTTTTGCTGGTGGGGGTGGGGGTTTTTCTGACTTTGCGTTATGCGCTGAAAGGCGGCAACGGCCTGCTAGCCAATTTGCTGGTCATCGGCCTGACCATGATCGCTGCTGCTGGCACCAGCGACTTCACCTTGGCGCTATCGGTGGTCGAAGCGCTGGCCAAAGGCATGCTGCTGGCGGTGCTGGGCACGGCGGCGGCGCATGTGCTGTTTCCCGAGCCGGCCAATGCGCCGGCGCCACCGGCACCACCGTTGCTCGACAGTGACCAGGTGAGCTGGGTCGCTTTGCGTGCCACGCTGATCGTGATGCCGGCCTTTTTGCTGGCGCTGATTGCCCCGGACCAGTACATGCCGCTGATCATGAAGGCAGTGAGTCTGGGGCAGCAGGCCGGTGAGACCCGCGCGCGACATGCCAGCCGCGAGCTGATCGGCTCGACCTTGCTTGCCGGGTTGCTGGCGATACTGATGTGGGGCGCGTTGAGCCTGTTCGTGCACCTGTGGATGTTTTTCCTGTGGGTGCTGCTGTTCGTCCTTTGGCAGGGGCGCAGGCTCTACCGTGCGGTAGATACCAGGCAAAGCCCGGCGTACTGGGTGAGTTGCCTGACGACCATGCTGATTTTGCTGGGGCAGTCGGTGCAGGACAGCGCGGGCGGGCAGGATGTGTACCGCGCCTTTGCCGTGCGCATGGCGCTGTTTCTGGTGGTGTCGGTGTACGCTAGCGCCATGCTCATATGGATTGATCGGCGTCGGGTTCGGACTGTTTAG